From one Nonomuraea polychroma genomic stretch:
- a CDS encoding branched-chain amino acid ABC transporter permease, translated as MEPTETVAPEVTRSSPRKAALVIAVLAVLVAAPMVLGAYPVTTMTRMLAFAVLVLSVDLLTGVAGLPTLGQAAYFGVGAYTAVLIGLHVTSDAMVQVVAGLAAGLIAAAATGWVAVRARGIVFLMLTLAIGESVHQVADTWSAVGGSNGLAGMPPISLFGAPLLASGFVYWWVLAVAVVLFAGVALVVRSPYGRTLRGVRDNEARMRALGYRPALARYGVFCLAGAVAGAGGALWVAQARFVSPGDLGFEVAALALLSVVMGGAGSLWGPCLGAAIVLLVRDNLSASIDGHGPLVLGLLFAAVVFIMPRGLAGAGKGRRKERPS; from the coding sequence ATGGAACCGACGGAGACCGTGGCCCCCGAGGTGACCCGCTCCTCGCCGCGCAAGGCGGCGCTCGTCATCGCCGTCCTCGCGGTGCTGGTGGCGGCGCCGATGGTGCTCGGGGCCTACCCGGTGACCACGATGACGCGGATGCTGGCCTTCGCGGTGCTGGTGCTCAGCGTCGACCTGCTGACCGGGGTCGCGGGCCTGCCCACGCTCGGTCAGGCCGCCTACTTCGGCGTCGGCGCCTACACGGCCGTGCTCATCGGCCTCCACGTCACCTCGGACGCGATGGTGCAGGTGGTCGCCGGGCTCGCGGCCGGATTGATCGCCGCGGCCGCCACCGGGTGGGTCGCCGTACGGGCCCGGGGCATCGTCTTCCTCATGCTGACGCTGGCCATCGGCGAGTCGGTGCATCAGGTGGCCGACACCTGGTCGGCCGTGGGCGGCAGCAACGGCCTGGCGGGGATGCCGCCGATCAGCCTGTTCGGCGCTCCGCTGCTCGCCAGCGGGTTCGTCTACTGGTGGGTGCTGGCGGTGGCTGTCGTCCTCTTCGCGGGGGTGGCGCTGGTCGTCCGGTCCCCGTACGGCAGGACGCTGCGCGGCGTGCGCGACAACGAGGCCCGGATGCGGGCGCTCGGCTACCGTCCGGCGCTCGCCAGGTACGGCGTGTTCTGCCTGGCAGGAGCCGTCGCGGGAGCGGGCGGCGCGTTGTGGGTGGCGCAGGCGCGGTTCGTCTCACCCGGGGACCTGGGCTTCGAGGTCGCGGCGCTCGCCCTGCTCAGCGTCGTCATGGGCGGGGCCGGCAGCCTGTGGGGGCCGTGCCTGGGCGCGGCCATCGTGCTGCTGGTACGCGACAACCTGTCGGCCTCCATCGACGGGCACGGCCCGCTGGTGCTGGGCCTGCTGTTCGCCGCCGTCGTCTTCATCATGCCGCGCGGGCTGGCCGGCGCCGGAAAGGGCCGCAGAAAGGAGCGCCCGTCGTGA
- a CDS encoding branched-chain amino acid ABC transporter permease, translating to MTGHLVSVLNGLAMGSLLFAIALGLSLVFGMMDVLNLAHGAVYLVGAYVAVALVADGAGLGAFVLAVLLAAGLGALLGGVLAGLTRATPHHLDQALLTLGVSLVVAELLSIFFGNDVHSIAAPAPVAGSVVVFGETYPVYRLLVIGFGVVLAVAVYVLVERSVLGSVIRATVADRSMVSALGINTGRVLVGVFAAGAALAAVGGVLAGPILGAQPGLDEKVLLLALVVVVIGGLGSVRGALLGAVLIGQVQALGTSLLPEYASFLIFAAMGLVLLLRPAGLLPTGGAVRA from the coding sequence ATGACCGGGCACCTGGTCAGCGTGCTCAACGGGCTGGCGATGGGCTCGCTGCTGTTCGCGATCGCGCTCGGGTTGTCCCTGGTGTTCGGCATGATGGACGTGCTCAACCTGGCGCACGGCGCGGTCTACCTGGTCGGCGCCTACGTCGCGGTGGCGCTGGTCGCCGACGGCGCCGGCCTGGGGGCCTTCGTCCTGGCGGTGCTGCTCGCCGCCGGGTTGGGGGCCCTGCTGGGCGGCGTGCTCGCGGGCCTGACCAGGGCCACGCCGCACCATCTCGACCAGGCCCTGCTCACGCTCGGCGTCTCCCTCGTGGTCGCCGAGCTGTTGTCGATCTTCTTCGGCAACGACGTGCACTCCATCGCCGCGCCCGCCCCCGTCGCGGGGAGCGTCGTCGTGTTCGGCGAGACCTACCCGGTCTACCGGCTGCTGGTGATCGGGTTCGGGGTGGTGCTGGCGGTCGCCGTCTACGTCCTGGTCGAGCGGAGCGTCCTCGGCTCGGTGATCCGCGCGACGGTCGCCGACCGCAGCATGGTGTCGGCGCTCGGCATCAACACCGGACGGGTATTGGTGGGGGTGTTCGCGGCAGGGGCCGCCCTGGCGGCGGTCGGCGGGGTGCTGGCCGGGCCGATCCTGGGCGCCCAGCCGGGGCTGGACGAGAAGGTGTTGCTGCTGGCGCTGGTCGTGGTGGTCATCGGCGGCCTCGGCTCGGTCCGCGGTGCGTTGCTCGGCGCCGTCCTCATCGGGCAGGTGCAGGCACTCGGCACCTCGTTGCTGCCGGAGTACGCCTCCTTCCTGATCTTCGCCGCGATGGGTCTGGTGCTCCTGCTGCGCCCGGCCGGTCTGCTGCCCACCGGCGGGGCGGTGCGCGCGTGA
- a CDS encoding ABC transporter substrate-binding protein, with translation MGVLSTVFHTLRPGTAVVLLALSGCAGSSLTQSGGESTAGPVKIGLLVPLSGVYAPLGEDMRNGFQFYLDQHSGKLGGRTVEVVAADEGEGPQTGVPAAQKLVTQDQATAVVGVVNSATALGLRDFFHESKKLLLIANAGANDITGASKSDYVWRTSFSNGKVAAALGPEVAKEADGGVYLIAADYAAGKEMIAGFRKTFEAAGGKVAGEKYTPFGKTQDFQPFLSAIRGSGAKAVYSFYAGAEAVNFVKQYRQFGLADKTPLYATGFLTEGGVLDAQGEAAVGVKTSLHYSTELDTPRNKEFVAAYRKAYNEAPTVYAVQAYDAAAVLDKALANAPTGSGDELVKALGSVGPVDSPRGQWSFDANHDPQQTYYLREVKSSGGAVVNAVAGPLSGAP, from the coding sequence ATGGGTGTTCTCTCCACTGTTTTCCATACGCTACGACCCGGCACCGCCGTCGTCCTGCTCGCGCTGTCGGGTTGTGCGGGTTCGAGCCTGACCCAGTCCGGCGGCGAGTCGACCGCGGGACCCGTGAAGATAGGTTTGCTGGTTCCGCTGTCGGGGGTCTACGCCCCGCTCGGCGAGGACATGCGCAATGGATTCCAGTTCTACCTTGACCAGCACAGCGGCAAGCTGGGCGGGCGCACCGTCGAGGTCGTGGCCGCCGACGAGGGCGAAGGGCCGCAGACCGGCGTGCCCGCCGCGCAGAAGCTGGTGACCCAGGATCAGGCCACCGCGGTCGTCGGGGTGGTCAACTCCGCCACCGCGCTCGGCCTGCGGGACTTCTTCCACGAGTCCAAGAAGCTGCTGCTGATCGCCAACGCCGGCGCCAACGACATCACCGGCGCGAGCAAGTCCGACTACGTCTGGCGTACGAGCTTCTCCAACGGCAAGGTCGCGGCCGCGCTCGGCCCCGAGGTGGCCAAGGAGGCCGACGGCGGCGTGTACCTCATCGCCGCCGACTACGCCGCGGGCAAGGAGATGATCGCCGGGTTCCGCAAGACGTTCGAGGCGGCCGGCGGCAAGGTCGCCGGCGAGAAGTACACACCGTTCGGCAAGACCCAGGACTTCCAGCCGTTCCTGTCGGCGATCCGCGGCTCCGGCGCCAAGGCCGTCTACAGCTTCTACGCGGGTGCCGAGGCGGTCAACTTCGTCAAGCAGTACCGGCAGTTCGGGCTGGCCGACAAGACGCCCCTGTACGCCACGGGCTTCCTCACCGAGGGCGGCGTGCTCGACGCGCAGGGCGAGGCAGCGGTCGGCGTGAAGACCTCCCTGCACTACTCCACCGAGCTGGACACCCCGCGCAACAAGGAGTTCGTGGCCGCCTACCGCAAGGCCTACAACGAAGCGCCCACGGTGTACGCGGTGCAGGCCTACGACGCCGCGGCCGTGCTCGACAAGGCCCTCGCGAACGCGCCCACCGGGAGCGGCGACGAGCTGGTCAAGGCGCTGGGCTCGGTCGGCCCCGTCGACAGCCCCCGTGGCCAGTGGAGCTTCGACGCCAACCACGACCCCCAGCAGACGTACTACCTGCGCGAGGTCAAATCCAGCGGCGGCGCCGTCGTCAACGCGGTCGCCGGACCGCTCAGCGGGGCCCCATGA
- a CDS encoding 3-hydroxyacyl-CoA dehydrogenase family protein yields MTRTLPDRCGVVGGGRMGAGIAHALLLAGCEITLVERDEKAATAARDRVARAVRASAERGLIEDADEPMTRLHPVTGPAGLAGCGLVIEAVPEDLDLKLVTLRAVEDAVEPEAVIASNTSSISLGTLAEALARPGRFLGLHFFNPVPASRLVEVVIASATEPALRDRAVAWVEEIGKTAVVVRDSPGFASSRLGVILGLEAIRMVESGVATAEDIDAAMTLGYGHPIGPLRLTDLVGLDVRLGIARYLERELGPRFAPPDLLVRLVEQGRLGRKTGKGFYDWSDA; encoded by the coding sequence ATGACCCGGACGTTGCCGGACCGGTGCGGCGTGGTAGGCGGCGGGCGCATGGGCGCCGGCATCGCCCACGCCCTCCTGCTGGCCGGTTGTGAGATCACACTGGTGGAGCGCGACGAGAAGGCCGCGACCGCCGCCCGCGACCGGGTGGCCCGCGCCGTCCGGGCCAGCGCCGAGCGTGGCCTGATCGAGGACGCCGACGAGCCGATGACCCGCCTGCACCCGGTCACCGGCCCCGCCGGCCTGGCCGGATGCGGGCTGGTGATCGAGGCGGTGCCCGAGGACCTCGATCTCAAGCTCGTCACACTCCGCGCCGTCGAGGACGCGGTCGAGCCGGAGGCGGTCATCGCCTCCAACACCAGCAGCATCTCGCTCGGCACCCTCGCCGAGGCGCTCGCCCGGCCCGGACGTTTCCTCGGGCTGCACTTCTTCAACCCCGTCCCGGCGAGCAGGCTCGTCGAGGTGGTGATCGCCTCCGCCACCGAACCGGCCCTGCGGGACCGCGCCGTGGCGTGGGTGGAGGAGATCGGCAAGACCGCCGTGGTCGTCCGCGACTCGCCCGGCTTCGCCAGCAGCAGGCTGGGCGTCATCCTCGGCCTGGAGGCGATCCGCATGGTCGAGTCCGGCGTCGCCACGGCCGAGGACATCGACGCCGCGATGACGCTCGGCTACGGCCACCCGATCGGACCACTGCGCCTCACCGACCTCGTCGGCCTGGACGTCCGGCTGGGCATCGCCCGCTACCTCGAACGTGAGCTGGGCCCCCGCTTCGCCCCGCCGGACCTGCTCGTCCGGCTCGTCGAGCAGGGCCGTCTCGGACGCAAGACCGGCAAGGGCTTCTACGACTGGAGTGACGCATGA